The nucleotide window gtccctAGGCAGAGAGGAGTGCCTGAACTGACCCtgggaattctcagccaagagtttatatagaaatgtttggggaagggagttggtacatacataattatcaaggtagtgtcagggacaggtggtcaggaagcatctggggaggggggtttcagggtcaggggtcaggaagcatttggcaaggggggtttcagggtcatgggtcaggaagcatttggcaaatattcattaagtaggcaaatattcCTCAAGAatgtaaatattcatcagataagatagcttcagttttaggcttagcatagggggagataaggaagactgtgctgggaaacattgggggttgggggtagcttgcccaggccagaaatagttcagtagtctgtCAGACTGATTTTTAAGTCTAACAAGGGAAATgcagacagagaaaagagagagagagagacagagatctgACAGAGCATCCATTGCCAAATTTGATAAATGGTGACAGTGTTGCCTCTAGAGTTTTGGGGTGATCAATATAAAAGGACTATTCATTTGCTTATAATGGTGGCGAGGCTAGTTCTAATGCTACTTGAGGAAATTCTCTAAATCAAGGTGTGGCACAGCTTACTACATTATATAGACTTCAACCAAAGGAGCAAGATTATTTACTTACTTTTCAGCATACATGGATTCCATTTGGATCAAACCTTCCCTATTTTGTACTTCTTTGATCAACCATTAGAACTGAGTGAATCTGACagcttattaaaaatatttacagaggGTAAGGGGGCAGCGCGCTGGTGGCCGGGCCTGGCCAGCCCCTCCTCCCCGTGGGCTCCGCGGCGTGTCCGGTGCCGGACGCTGGGCGGTGGGGGCGCCGGGCTGGGGGGATGTCCGCCTTCTCGGAGGCGGCGCTGGAGAAGAAGCTGTTGGAGCTGAGCAACTCACAGCAGAGCGTGCAGACGCTGTTGTTGTGGCTGATCCACCATCGCAAGCACTCGCGGCCTATCGTCACCGTGTGGGAGCGGGAGCTGCGCAAGGCCAAACCAAATCCGAAGCTGACATTTCTTTATCTAGCCAATGATGTCATCCAGAACAGCAAAAGAAAAGGACCAGAGTTCACAAAAGATTTTGCACCAGTAATAGTTGAAGCATTTAAGCATGTTTCCAGTGAGACTGATGAAAATTGTAAAAAGCATCTTGGAAGAGTGCTGTCTATTTGGGAAGAAAGGTCTGTTTATGAAAATGATGTATTAGAACAACTTAGGCAAGCTCTCTATGGTAATAAGAAGTCTAGAAAGCGTTCATATGAACAAATAAAGGTGGATGAGAATGAAAATTGTTCATCACTAGGATCACCAAGTGAACCTCCACAGACTATAGATCTCATTAGAGCCTTACAAGAACTTGAAAATGCAGCCTCAGGAGATGCAGCAGTTCATCAGAGAATAGCTTCTTTGCCTGTTGAAGTCCAAGATGTATCTCTACTAGACAAAATAACAGAtaaagaatcaggagaacagcTTTCCAAGATCGTAGATGATGCATGCATGCTCTTGGCGGATTACAATGGTCGATTGGCAGCAGAAATAGATGATAGGAAGCAACTAACTCGAATGTTATCAGATTTTCTTCGTTGTCAAAAAGAGGCCCTTGCAGAGAAAGAACATAAGCTGGAAGAATACAAGCGCAAGTTAGCCAGAGTATCCCAGGTTCGAAAAGAACTCAGGTCTCAAATCCAGAACCTGCCAGATTTGTCTCGGTTGCCCAATGTCACAGGCAGCCATGTGCATCTTCCATTTGCTGGAGACATCTACAGTGAGGATTGATGACAACTTTTTCCAGGGCCTCAGGACTTTGCAAGAGCTGAAGATAGGTTAAGTGGATAGTCTTGTAGTATTATTTTTGTACATTGTTGAGAAAATGACACTAACACAGATATCcccaacaaaatacaaaaaaattacaaaaaatatttaaaatgttgggttttttcctattttattggCAAGTTAACATGACAATTTAAAAACTGACATCTATGTGTTAATATGTTCTCAAAGaagtgattattttaaaaagatccttttatatattttttgaaccAAGGCCCTGTGAGAAACTgaaacttctctatttttctttatgtaattTTGAAGGTTCCTCTTTATGTTTCTTCATTAATATGTGAATGTAACTTCAATATCTAATCACTGTATAATATGTAATTTCTTCAGGAGAAGAACTAATCAGGAGGTTGGGACATTATTCTCATATATGATAGGGATTTGATGGTTAAAGAGGACTTAAAGTTGACAGATTAAGGTTAagcttaatctagtctatcaacCAAAATGTCTCTTTGTCTGTATCTCTCAATGTTTTTGACTAAATACACGTGGAAATGGAAATTAATTTGAGAGTCAGATGAGGACATTCACATTCTAAGGGTAGTACTTAACCCAGCAaagagagtaattttttttaatttactgaaAACTTATTTAATATTACAAGACTATGGAAACAAGTCAGAGTATCCCAGAATAGACTTCAATTATCACCCCAACTCACTGTGTCCCTGAACACATCAGCGTTGCATTTATAGTCAGTGGGACAATAGAAGAAAGCACCTAATTAGCTTATTGCCTATTTAAAAGCATAACCGTGTTTATCTTAATTCACCAACTCTCAATGTAGGAAAAACAAAGCATGTTTAATTGGGTACATGCATTGGATATGCCaccatttataattatttgaataAACAAACTTTTGAAATGCTTTGTAGGAATTCATCAATTTAAAGTATTGACCCCTTGGGATATTCTTGATTCTGGCACTAGTTTCATGAGGTACAAATCTTTATCTCCTTTCTTTGGAGAAAAATTTGTGTTTTATCTAAAGTATAGTTGATCTCATTAATGTGAAGCAATCTCTTAAATCAACTGGactataaaaatagattttgtgTCTTTCCCGGCTATAAATCCTTAAAAAGCTTTAGTCTCATTTTTAGCTCCAATACCCAAACAATGCTAAGAAATAGGACACTGTAGATGAGTTGTAGTGTTCTGTGTAGTATACTTGGAACACTTTTAATGTCCCCTCAAAGTTTTTGAATAAAAAGCAATGCTACAGTGTAGATCTGGTATACTTTGCATATACCTAGAGTTACCTAAACAAAtgtggtttttctttccttttattcataACACTGTGTGTTAAAGCTATTGGATCCCATGCTTTCTTTCAAAAGTGCATTTTTAGCAATGGGTTTGTACCAGGTAATAGCCATTTTAGTATAATCGTTCATGACATTGTCAATAAATGatggaaatttttcattttgtgcaTTGCTTTGCAGATTAGACATTTTCATTTCCGTTGTAAGTATATATAACCTAGCATAGACAATAAATTATCATCTCCTTTTACATcttagaaaccaaaaaaaaatatttacagaaatctTTAgactataattttaaattttataggaATATTCAGTTATAAATTTAGTCTCTCATTAGTTCATAAAGCCACAAATCTTTACAAACCTGGAAAAAGATTTCTGTTCTTTACTTGTCTGACTTTACCTCTATAACCCCATCCTGACCAGGCCTAAAATAacagaaagtctttttttttttaattcctaaaaCCTGATCTCCAAAGTGGAAGTAAATCTTAGTTTATTGGAAAGCATTAATAAGAAACTTCATTAATCTTCCCCTCTATTCTAGACTCACTTTCTgccttttttaaagcaatttttatgACTTGACTGTGTTTTCCTCTTAGAAAAGTTTACTGAGCaggggaaagaactggaaaagaacaCCCGCTCTTCCAAATCTTTGTTGATTTACAAACTATATAGAGTCCAAACAAAGAACAAGGAAACAACAGCTGACTAGCCAGCACAGAGGCAGTTTCCAGATAAGACACATAGGTTGCTTGAGAAGTATAATAGGAGAAAACTCACATCAGTCTTTGGATCTGGCTCTCCAAGAAGGTTTCTTTCTAGTCAGCATAATCTACAGTCTTATGttaagaatgaaagaaatctGGTCTCTAAGCAACACTTCTAATCTCTCAGCCACACAGGGATATGTTTAAACAATGCAATAACGATCTTCATTATTTGTCTTCCTTAGTGTGtttatcttatttcttttgagtttggatatttacttttaaataacTTCCTGGTGGATGAAACACTCCCAGGAAAGCCAGCTCCCTCTTGATTGAGAAATTACACAACATATTCCTActtgtaacacacacacacacacacacacacacacacattcaataCCTCAAATATACTCATTTGAGACCTAAATAAAAAAGGAGTGAAAGACTtaaatagaatttcagaaaagttaGATATCGTACATCTCTGGAGACGgccaaatagaaatagaaagaattttacatatatttcagCTGTTTATTGTAACTTCACAAATTGACCATTTATTAGAGCATCAGGACTtcacaaacaaatacagaaagtaCCCAAATAATTAAACACATCTTTAATGAATTTTGATGCATTGAAAATCATATTCGTGGAAGAATCACTGAAGAAATGCATTAAATTAATTATGGAGTAAATAACTTATCCTGAAGaatgagtggatcaaagaacaaatcacaagGAAAAAATCATTAACTTTACGGAGGCAACTAGGTgggacaatggatagaatactggcctagagacaggaagacctgagttccaatctggcctttgacacttaTAAACCTTGGATAAGTAACaacttctttttgttttagttttctcaCCTCCAAAATGAAGATAAGAATAACCCCTATCTTTCAGGATTATTGTgtggatcaagtgagatatttttaggaaagtcAGAATCAGAGAGAAAAGGGCAGGATACACTTCTGAATTGAAATAGAACTTAACAGCATATGTTATTCCACCATTCAACCAAAGCCTGAGAAATCTGAACTACAGAGATCAGCCCCATAACATCAGTGTGACAACCCTCTGAACTATGATGCCAGACCAGAGAATTGAGAAACAGGGAGCAGGAAAAGATACCATATATGTCAGGGGTTGCACGGAGCTCTATTAAGCCGAAGGGAAAACACTCAGCATCCAACTGGGGGTAGTTCTGAACACCTAAAAGTCAATTGGGGCAGAAATCTAGGCTGGTGAACTAGAATTTCCCAGTGTGGGAAGAAGCAAACAtttctaagagaaatgggaatcaTGAGAGCAGAACTGAAGGCCTGCCCAGTAAAAAAGTAATGGGTATAATATATAAATGGGAATCTGCAAtggcaagtttaaaaaaaagagagagagaaaataatatattaaataatataatctagaagagaaataaaagcaacattaaaagaaaatatgcttacaAGGTGAACAAAGCACattgatctcaaaaaaaaaaaaatagggagaaagagagacaagacAAGGATCATAGGTCTCCCAAAAGAACATGACGGGACCAAAGACCTTAACATcaaaatgcaagaaataataGAACTGCTCAGAAATtcagaatatagaaaataaatgccaactgaaagaattcatagaCAGCTTCCAGAAAACAAAACCCATAcctgaaacattaaaaaacatggtggttaaatttaacaattcaattaaaaatcaacaattttttcaaatgatcaagagaaagaccttcaaatatgGAGTATAGGAAATTTACATAAGATTTTTTTATACCCACCAGAAAATGCAGGAGGGAATGAAATAATGTGTTCCTAAGAACATTGAAGCTCAGGCTATGCCTAGCATGACCTATTCTGCAAATCTGAacttaaatataaatgaaaaaaaatatatgtttaataataaaGAGATTTTTCAAACATTCTTATGGGGGAAAAAGTGACCTGCAGGGATTTGCTTCTTGAATATCTCAGAAAACAGAAATGCAGCCGGGATGATGAATGTAGTAGCTAAGGAcaataaatcaataataataataagcattcaAATCAAGACAACTCTAAGATTTCACTTCACACCCTGAAAATcgacaaatataacaaaaatgataatactCAGTGTTGGAAGGGTTAAGGAATGATAGGTACGttgttacttttttcttttaacccttaccttccactttagaattaatactatgtatctgttctaaggcagaagagtggtaaggggtagacaatgggggttaagtgacttgcccagggtcacatagctaggaagtgtctgaggccagatttgaacctaggacctcccatatctaggcttggctctcaattcactgagctacccagctgcccccaatgttaCATTTTTAATGGAGCTATGAGACGGTATGATTGCTttgaaaagcagtttggaatcATACAAATCAAGCAACTAATATGTCCATACCATTTGAACCAGACACAATTACTGGGCTTAAAAACATCTATAAAACTATTGATTAGAAGAAAATCCCcataaacaacaaaatatttatagcagaacttTTGGTGATAGCAAAAATTAGAAGAAGTTAGATTCCCATCAATACAGGAATGactaaattgtggtacatgaatataatgaaattttactgtgctataagaaattatgtatatgATGAATTCATAAAAATgtggaaagatttgcatgaaccaatgcagagtgaagtaagcagagccaacatgaaatgtgtgtgtgttgctGCAGcaatgaaaattgaaagaataactacaaaaaaaaatgaactaacaaaattataaagattaagCATGACATGAATGAAGAGATATTACAAGATACTGCCAATTTGCCCTTTGTAGAGGTTAGAGGTGAACAGATGTTATACATTGCACATATTTTGggactttatatatatttcatttgggttgatttttattattttctttttaaaatgttatcacaAGAGATTGCTCTCTGGATacgggagagagagaaatactatGGCATATAAGAAACAtggaataaatcaataaaataactttttaataaaattttgaagaGCAATAGTGGTAATGAACATTCCCTTCATTTCCCTAATCTTCACTGAAAGGCTTCTGGCTTATTCTCATTAAAGATGTTcactcttggttttagatagatactaatcATTTATATAAAGTTTCATTTATTCCTGTATTTTCGAGTATTTTAATAGGAGTGTTGTATTTCATTAAAGCAAAGCCTTCctgtatctattgaaataatcatatgagtTTTTTATGGATACAGTcaattatgtttataatttttctaatattgaatcaGTCATGCATTCTTGGCATAAATCCAGACTTATCTTTATGATATATTGCTATTGAGTCTTGGTTTtactttatttaacatttttgcattaatattcaaaaggaaaatgggaCAATAGGGCTTtttacctctctctttttttgccaTGGAATGAATCTGGTGAGacttctttatctattttttttttcaaaaactgtatttcaTATTGATATTAGGTATTCTTTAAACATTTGGTAGAATTAACTTAtaaatccatttggtcctgggaGTTCATTCTTtgaaagttcatttatttatttattgtttaatttctttttctaaaatagtatTATTTAAGCATCATATTTCCTGTTCCGTTAAtgtgggcaatttatatttttgtaactatgtatctatttaatttaaattatacgTTTTATTGTAGATAGTGAAGCAAAATAACTCCcgtttttatttcatctttattgtttttcaatttatattttgttttgaataaTGGCAactggtttcctttttaaaaatcagatgagTCAAATGGCTTATCaattttattgtatgtgtgtgtgtgtgtttttaaaaccagcccctagttttatttatttggctaTTTTTCTTTCAATCTTATTAATCTCTTCAAATTTCAGGATTTGTATTTTTGTGTTTATACTAGTTTTTAATTTCTtggttttctagtgtttttagttgCACATGCAATTCACTGAGTTGCTCTTTCTTTTATCAACATGGTTAATATTTTACAAAGTACTGCTTTGTTTGTATCCCACAAATTTTAGCACATTGGATCATTAGTGTTATCTTCTTGAAGAAATTActgatttggggggcagctgggtagctcagtggagtgagagtcaggcctagagacaggaggtcctaggttcaaatccagccacagacacttcccagctgcgagactctgggcaagtcacttgacccccattgcccacccttaccactcttccacctaggagccaatacacagaagttaagggttttaaaaaaaaagaagaagaaattactGATTTGTACTTTAACACACTCATTCTTTAGAACAAAGTTATTTAgttttgtgtaaatagaattagccagatcccattaatagtaaaaaaaatctactcaacccaggcgtgctaatgatgtcactcctacctcccttagtggggaggggagacgagttacccacacgtgacaataagtaacaaatcaagaataagggactgccctttgggtagtccaaatcaatgtagaaactgccatttgtccatttgaattagaggtggaccacaggaagtgatgaaagacatgatctctttaagtaagtgagtgaacttcctgtgggggcagttgctgtctggaactggaggaagaagcatctcctgagaccacagacagcttacactctgtattgtcacgtgggtaagttaggctggcttccttggccttgctgggccaattctaaactctgcctatccggctgttgggccttgcggcttacagcttcatttatttagacttctaacctccctcttctctttatccttacttaccttcctgattgtaaataaactcttcaacccgatgctgacttgggtctgatttaattacggaatcaacctgaattgttgattcctggcggccacataattttaatatatagctataataactaaattttaattcttacagtttccatttaatttttaatccttgcTTCAAAGACTCTATATTGAATCTaatataaattaaacaaaaatttaaacaatagataatatttatgattttgtttATTGCATTTCATATCACATCTAATATTTACTGAATTATGGtcaaatgcatttaatattttacctTTTCCATCTTcaagtaagattttaaaattttattt belongs to Gracilinanus agilis isolate LMUSP501 chromosome 5, AgileGrace, whole genome shotgun sequence and includes:
- the LOC123249594 gene encoding regulation of nuclear pre-mRNA domain-containing protein 1A-like encodes the protein MSAFSEAALEKKLLELSNSQQSVQTLLLWLIHHRKHSRPIVTVWERELRKAKPNPKLTFLYLANDVIQNSKRKGPEFTKDFAPVIVEAFKHVSSETDENCKKHLGRVLSIWEERSVYENDVLEQLRQALYGNKKSRKRSYEQIKVDENENCSSLGSPSEPPQTIDLIRALQELENAASGDAAVHQRIASLPVEVQDVSLLDKITDKESGEQLSKIVDDACMLLADYNGRLAAEIDDRKQLTRMLSDFLRCQKEALAEKEHKLEEYKRKLARVSQVRKELRSQIQNLPDLSRLPNVTGSHVHLPFAGDIYSED